A single Aspergillus puulaauensis MK2 DNA, chromosome 7, nearly complete sequence DNA region contains:
- the VMA11 gene encoding V-type proton ATPase proteolipid subunit (COG:C;~EggNog:ENOG410PMV0;~InterPro:IPR011555,IPR035921,IPR000245,IPR002379;~PFAM:PF00137;~TransMembrane:4 (o12-36i57-77o89-109i130-155o);~go_component: GO:0033177 - proton-transporting two-sector ATPase complex, proton-transporting domain [Evidence IEA];~go_component: GO:0033179 - proton-transporting V-type ATPase, V0 domain [Evidence IEA];~go_function: GO:0015078 - proton transmembrane transporter activity [Evidence IEA];~go_process: GO:1902600 - proton transmembrane transport [Evidence IEA]) — MADVSEFTPKFAPFLSFAGIASAMIFGSAGAAYGTAKAGIGISGVGTFRSDLIMKSLIPVVMSGIIAVYGLVIAVLIAGDLDPSSAMSLYAACMHLASGLSVGLAGVAAGYTIGIVGDAGVRAYMQQSRVYVGMILILIFGEVLGLYGLIVGLILNSKSSG, encoded by the exons ATGGCGGACGTCAGCGAGTTTACACCCAAGTTCGCCCCGTTTCTGTCATTC GCAGGAATTGCTTCGGCA ATGATCTTCGGAT CGGCGGGTGCGGCATATGGAACGGCGAAGGCTGGAATTGGTATTTCTGGCGTGGGGACGTTCAGATCTGACTTAATCATGAAG TCCTTGATTCCCGTCGTCATGTCCGGTATTATCGCCGTCTACGGTCTCGTCATTGCTGTCCTCATCGCTGGCGACCTTGACCCAAGTTCGGCCATGAGCTTATATGC TGCATGCATGCATCTTGCGTCAGGATTGTCGGTCGGTCTTGCAGGAGTAGCTGCCGGATACACAATTGGGATCGTTGGAGACGCT GGAGTCCGCGCCTACATGCAGCAATCCAGGGTCTACGTTGGCATGATTCTCATTCTAATTTTCGGTGAAGTTCTTGGGCTATATGG ATTAATTGTCGGTCTTATTCTTAACTCGAAAAGTTCGGGTTGA
- the rom2 gene encoding putative Rho guanyl nucleotide exchange factor (Rom2) (COG:T;~EggNog:ENOG410PFP7;~InterPro:IPR000219,IPR041675,IPR001180,IPR036388, IPR011993,IPR036390,IPR035899,IPR000591;~PFAM:PF15405,PF00610,PF00780,PF00621;~go_function: GO:0005085 - guanyl-nucleotide exchange factor activity [Evidence IEA];~go_process: GO:0035556 - intracellular signal transduction [Evidence IEA]) yields MADIGGQQGRNYRPYGHPSSVQRDAAFSEIFGGAPPPGRSQTMTSQTPQFSQDRAHTMSSQVPRPQMQRAPPPPQRQMQNGYPPNQPNGYYQAYPGQAATMTSQSAQGAPRPYPGRFAYPQPQRLDSRQAPGPPYQDPKGYNRAVPQPALNSDAYRSRSMARMGGPSTHQPPANSFNHTSATAFRQQPYNPATPMTAQGRVVPERHGNERAMSLTSYSVDREPTHTTRTGRVIPNRRQPSGPAQPPIPQEPTDYSEYVNGRSRPPSDGPPPVPAPAPAPARTFSMASTAVPDRTMSMQSNLTHRPSVQTTTTLVSNNSRRSKQFTVNPALLSRVADAFREHIALSERQKNGLSYQNAFSGADAVDAIGGIIKTTDRNLSLLLGRALDAQKLFHDVTYDHRLRDAPGEIYQFKETLGEEAPSSEVNGVFTLLTECYSPTCNRESLCYSIACPRRLEQQARLNMNPLPVLRSSASKSSLHGDDDGDDNQKLWINMVPKEISDNVDDKEKKRQEIIFEIMYTERDFVKDLEYLRDFWMRPLRSAANSPIPEHRREKFIRTVFGNCLDVLKVNGALSEALNARQKESHVVKTVGDIFLQHVPRFDPFIKYGANQLYGRYEFEKEKSSNPAFAKFVEETERLKESRKLELNGYLTKPTTRLARYPLLLEQVGKNTKEGSADKEDIPNAIKIIKDFLSRVNAESGRAENHFNLVSLNSSLKFGPGDYVDLKLTEENRQMLTKMAFKKTPTDTSEVTVYLFDHAVLLVRIKVVNKREEYRVYRKPIPLELLVIPQMDEVIPKPGISKRPSSGLLANRAVAAPAAAKDTLPITFRHLGKGGYEQTLYASSSQQRKKFLELVDEQQTKLRERNSNFYNKNIICEKFFNAVNRVNCLVPIDGGRKLVYGTDSGIYVSDRNPRDKSARPRRVLDVSQVTQIDTLEEYQLLLVLANKTLYSYPMDALDVGEGQNSVAKRPKKIQGHANFFKSGIGLGRHLVCSVKTSALSTTIKVYEPMDNLAKGKKKSTVSKMFQSGQDTLKPFKEFYIPAESSSIHYLRSTLCVGCARGFEVVSLETTETQSLLDQADTSLDFVARKENVKPIHIERMNGEFLLNYSDFSFFVNRNGWRARADWKISWEGNPNSFALSFPYILAFEPNFIEFRHIDTSELIHIMTGKNIRMLHSSTREILYAYEDDTGEDVVASLDFWKHKPLPPQH; encoded by the exons ATGGCCGATATAGGGGGCCAGCAAGGCCGGAACTACCGGCCCTACGGCCATCCGTCTTCTGTCCAGCGTGATGCTGCATTTTCAGAAATTTTTGGCGGAGCACCGCCGCCCGGTCGCTCGCAAACCATGACATCGCAAACGCCCCAGTTCTCCCAAGACCGGGCTCATACCATGTCTTCGCAGGTTCCACGCCCGCAAATGCAAAGggctcctccgccaccacaacGCCAAATGCAGAATGGATACCCACCGAATCAACCAAATGGGTACTACCAGGCGTACCCCGGGCAAGCAGCGACCATGACTTCACAATCCGCCCAGGGCGCTCCTCGACCATATCCTGGACGTTTTGCatatcctcaacctcagcGCTTGGATTCAAGACAAGCTCCGGGTCCCCCTTACCAAGATCCAAAGGGGTATAACCGAGCGGTTCCCCAACCGGCTTTGAATTCGGATGCCTACAGGTCAAGATCAATGGCAAGGATGGGAGGTCCATCCACTCATCAGCCCCCAGCGAATAGCTTCAATCATACTTCCGCAACTGCTTTTCGCCAGCAACCATATAACCCGGCTACCCCGATGACTGCCCAAGGACGAGTTGTGCCTGAAAGGCACGGAAACGAACGCGCTATGTCTTTGACTTCGTACTCCGTCGATCGTGAGCCGACTCATACCACGAGGACCGGGCGAGTTATTCCAAATAGGCGACAGCCGTCTGGCCCTGCCCAGCCACCCATTCCCCAAGAGCCAACAGACTACTCTGAGTACGTCAACGGAAGGTCTCGCCCGCCAAGTGACGGGCCACCACCAGTaccggcaccggcaccggcaccggcaAGGACATTTTCCATGGCATCTACTGCCGTGCCTGATCGAACCATGAGCATGCAAAGTAATCTAACGCACAGGCCGAGCGTTCAAACAACAACGACTCTTGTCTCAAACAATTCGCGTCGCAGCAAGCAGTTTACTGTAAACCCGGCGCTTCTTTCGCGAGTAGCGGATGCATTTCGTGAACATATTGCGCTTAGCGAGAGGCAAAAGAACGGCCTGTCGTATCAGAATGCTTTTTCGGGTGCTGATGCGGTGGATGCTATCGGTGGGATCATTAAGACTACCGATCGAAATCTGtctcttctccttggacGCGCATTGGATGCGCAGAAACTCTTCCACGATGTCACCTATGACCACCGTCTTCGAGACGCTCCTGGTGAAATCTACCAGTTCAAAGAGACACTCGGGGAAGAAGCGCCGAGCTCTGAAGTCAACGGCGTTTTCACCCTATTAACAGAATGTTATTCGCCAACATGTAATCGCGAAAGCTTATGCTATTCAATTGCTTGCCCGAGGCGACTCGAGCAACAGGCGAGGCTTAATATGAACCCGCTCCCAGTTTTGCGGAGTTCTGCTTCTAAGAGTAGTCTTcacggcgatgatgacggtgacgaTAATCAGAAACTGTGGATTAACATGGTGCCGAAAGAGATCTCGGACAACGTCGATgacaaggaaaagaaacgtcAGGAAATCATCTTCGAGATCATGTACACGGAACGAGACTTTGTTAAGGATCTGGAATATTTGCGAGATTTCTGGATGAGACCATTACGCTCTGCCGCCAATTCGCCAATCCCCGAACACAGACGGGAAAAATTCATTCGAACAGTATTTGGCAATTGTTTGGATGTGTTAAAAGTTAATGGCGCACTCTCTGAGGCGCTTAATGCAAGACAAAAGGAAAGCCATGTAGTGAAAACAGTTGGAGACATCTTCTTGCAACATGTGCCACGTTTCGACCCGTTCATCAAATATGGTGCAAATCAATTATACGGCAGATACGAGTTTGAGAAAGAAAAATCGTCCAATCCAGCGTTTGCGAAGTTTGTCGAGGAGACTGAACGTCTCAAAGAGTCTCGGAAATTGGAGCTGAACGGTTATCTCACTAAACCGACCACCCGTCTAGCGAGATACCCTCTTTTGCTTGAGCAGGTTGGGAAGAATACTAAGGAAGGTAGTGCGGATAAGGAAGACATTCCGAACGCCATCAAGATCATCAAAGACTTCTTGTCGCGCGTCAACGCCGAAAGTGGAAGAGCCGAGAATCATTTCAACCTGGTGTCGCTCAACTCTTCTCTGAAGTTCGGCCCCGGCGACTATGTCGATCTGAAGCTGACAGAGGAAAATCGACAAATGTTGACGAAAATGGCGTTCAAGAAAACACCCACGGATACATCGGAAGTTACGGTATATCTTTTCGATCATGCTGTTCTTCTGGTAAGGATCAAGGTCGTGAATAAACGCGAGGAATACCGAGTTTACAGGAAACCTATCCCTCTCGAGCTCCTGGTTATCCCACAAATGGATGAAGTTATTCCCAAACCCGGCATTTCGAAGAGGCCGTCATCAGGTCTGCTCGCAAACAGGGCCGTCGCGGCCCCAGCGGCCGCAAAGGACACGCTTCCGATAACTTTCAGGCATCTTGGTAAAGGCGGATACGAGCAGACGCTCTATGCGTCCTCATCACAACAGCGGAAGAAGTTCTTAGAGCTGGTGGATGAGCAGCAAACAAAGCTTCGAGAGCGCAATAGTAACTTCTACAACAAGAATATCATTTGTGAGAAATTCTTCAATGCAGTGAACAGGGTGAACTGCCTTGTTCCAATTG ATGGCGGCCGGAAACTTGTCTATGGCACAGACAGTGGCATATATGTGTCTGACCGGAATCCAAGAGACAAGTCTGCGCGGCCAAGAAGAGTCCTAGACGTCAGTCAAGTCACCCAAATTGACACTCTGGAGGAATATCAACTGCTTTTGGTTTTGGCAAACAAGACACTATACTCTTACCCCATGGATGCTCTTGACGTCGGTGAAGGGCAGAACTCAGTAGCCAAGAGACCAAAGAAGATCCAAGGCCACGCAAACTTTTTCAAGTCCGGGATTGGCCTCGGACGCCACTTGGTGTGTTCTGTCAAGACATCGGCATTATCGACCACTATCAAGGTATACGAGCCGATGGACAATTTggcaaagggaaagaagaaatctaCCGTCAGCAAGATGTTCCAGAGTGGACAAGACACTTTGAAACCTTTCAAG GAATTCTACATTCCTGCCGAGTCTTCGTCAATTCATTACCTGCGGTCAACGCTTTGCGTTGGTTGTGCTCGTGGCTTCGAAGTTGTCAGTCTAGAAACAACTGAGACGCAGTCCCTTTTGGACCAAGCAGATACCTCCTTGGATTTCGTCGCGCGCAAGGAGAACGTGAAACCCATCCATATTGAACGCATGAATGGAGAGTTCCTCTTGAACTATAGTGACTTCTCGTTCTTCGTCAACCGCAATGGCTGGCGCGCCCGTGCAGACTGGAAGATCTCCTGGGAAGGTAATCCTAACTCATTTGCACTTTCATTCCCTTACATATTGGCCTTTGAACCGAACTTCATTGAGTTCCGACATATCGACACTAGCGAACTGATCCATATCATGACTGGAAAGAATATCCGCATGCTGCATTCTTCTACACGAGAG ATCCTTTACGCCTAT
- the PKA2 gene encoding cAMP-dependent protein kinase (COG:T;~EggNog:ENOG410PGKH;~InterPro:IPR017441,IPR008271,IPR000961,IPR000719, IPR011009;~PFAM:PF07714,PF00069;~go_function: GO:0004672 - protein kinase activity [Evidence IEA];~go_function: GO:0004674 - protein serine/threonine kinase activity [Evidence IEA];~go_function: GO:0005524 - ATP binding [Evidence IEA];~go_process: GO:0006468 - protein phosphorylation [Evidence IEA]): protein MASGTVDPSTPSGVQGSSAAAISDRQSRDEFPESEKRTVASAGRQTQRHPNPFVITERPEEKQLTIASRQLSVRDFVLLKTLGTGTFARVWLARFRDGKTSPEKVYALKILRKADVIKLKQVEHVRNERRTLADVSGHPFITSLIASFSDNQSLYMLLDYCPGGEIFSYLRRARRFNENTSKFYAAEITMTIEFLHDAEGVVYRDLKPENILLDADGHIKLVDFGFAKQIGDRETYTLCGTPEYLAPEVIHNSGHGLAVDWWALGILIYEFLVGQPPFWDQNPMRIYEQIVEGRIRFPQTMSPAAQNIISLLCKTIPAERLGHISGGSARVRSHPFFSDINWDDLYYRRIKGPIIPRVDHPADTGNFEEYPDPDLKSQSLYTDDMRSKYETLFSDF from the exons ATGGCTTCAGGAACCGTCGACCCCTCGACACCTAGTGGTGTGCAGGGCTCATCGGCCGCGGCTATTTCCGATCGTCAAAGTCGTGATGAATTTCCCGAAAGTGAAAAGCGCACAGTAGCCTCTGCCGGACGACAGACACAGCGACATCCGAACCCTTTCGTCATCACCGAGCGGCCGGAGGAAAAGCAGTTAACTATAGCATCGCGCCAGCTCAGCGTTAGGGACTTCGTTCTGCTGAAAACGCTTGGCACCG GTACTTTCGCCCGAGTATGGCTGGCGAGATTTCGGGATGGGAAAACGAGTCCGGAGAAGGTGTACGCGCTAAAAATCCTGAGAAAAGCGGATG TTATCAAACTCAAGCAAGTCGAACATGTTCGCAACGAACGGAGGACACTGGCGGATGTGTCGGGCCATCCTTTTATCACGTCCTTGATCGCATCTTTCTCGGACAATCAAAGCCTATATATGCTG CTGGACTATTGCCCCGGTGGTGAGATATTCAGCTACCTGCGTCGCGCACGGCGGTTTAATGAAAACACCTCGAAATTTTACGCCGCCGAAATCACCATGACGATTGAGTTTCTCCATGATGCTGAAGGCGTGGTCTATCGCGATCTGAAACCGGAGAATATTCTTCTCGATGCCGATGGGCATATCAAGCTTGTTGATTTCGGCTTCGCGAAGCAAATCGGCGACCGTGAAACATATACACTTTGTGGTACTCCAGAGTACCTAGCCCCCGAGGTGATACATAATAGTGGACACGGCCTTGCCGTAGATTGGTGGGCTTTGGGGATTCTAATATATGAGTTTTTGGTGGGACAGCCTCCTTTCTGGGACCAGAATCCGATGCGCATCTACGAACAAATCGTCGAGGGTAGGATACGCTTCCCTCAAACGATGTCACCAGCCGCGCAAAACataatttctttattatgcAAGACAATCCCAGCTGAGCGTCTTGGACATATATCAGGTGGCTCGGCAAGGGTAAGATCCCATCCGTTCTTTTCGGATATCAACTGGGATGATCTTTATTATCGCCGTATCAAAGGCCCGATTATACCCCGTGTCGACCATCCCGCGGACACGGGGAACTTTGAAGAGTACCCTGATCCTGACCTGAAGTCTCAAAGCTTGTATACCGATGATATGCGATCCAAATATGAAACCCTGTTCAGTGATTTCTAG